A genomic region of Metopolophium dirhodum isolate CAU chromosome 1, ASM1992520v1, whole genome shotgun sequence contains the following coding sequences:
- the LOC132935463 gene encoding uncharacterized protein LOC132935463 isoform X1, which yields MTTTYLDLGPFCFSLRSEKVVEVLYRRTDKFQSTISMLCSRFVANIRDPDNSNDEIIENDKYSDEEFDLHSDKYKLGTTIVENEPCYYKMNLYDKGVHKVNAALKDIGLKVGNSNSRQYNMEPLQIYYHKNNIANYIQNRNYYSPKSNSSIGSPDKYYCEDSDYKSFSSNLSSERKFYIDFDENRNYYQDRPTTPKSTAYIHKEKRYSHRPCNWKRFSNRYWTMRHMLFSKFEHGILLDDESFYSVCPEILSYHIAKRCKNDIALDPFCGAGGNIIQLAFTSNLVIAVDIDPYKIKLARNNAEIYGVADKIEFIVGNFFEICSMLKADVICMSPPWGGPEYVINDSFSIASMCKNYRFGGFTIFDIVKNISPSIAFHMPKTTNIFECLWLARFLGKVEIQQNIINHKLNSITAFYGDFIDLTSNDY from the exons TGGCCAACATCAG aGATCCCGATAACTCAAATGATGAAATTATAGAAAACGATAAATATAGTGATGAAGAATTTGATTTACAttcagataaatataaattaggcACTACAATTGTTGAAAATGAgccatgttattataaaat gaATTTATATGATAAAGGAGTACACAAAGTTAATGCAGCTCTTAAGGATATAGGTTTGAAAGTGGGTAATTCGAATtctagacaatataatatggagCCGTTACAGATATATTATCATAAGAATAATATAGCCAATTACAttcaaaatagaaattattattcacCAAAATCAAAT AGTTCAATAGGTAGTCCAGATAAATATTATTGCGAAGACAGTGATTACAAGTCATTTTCTTCTAATTTGTCTTCAGAAAGGAAATTTTACAtcgattttgatgaaaataga AATTATTATCAAGATCGACCAACAACTCCTAAAAGTACTGCATATATTCACAAAGAAAAAAGATATTCTCATAGGCCTTGTAATTGGAAAAGATTTTCCAATAGATACTGGACAATGAGGCAtatgttattttcaaaatttgaacatggTATTCTACTAGACGATG AAAGCTTTTATTCTGTCTGTCCAGAAATATTAAGTTACCATATAGCAAAACGTTGTAAAAATGACATTGCCTTGGACCCTTTTTGTGGGGCCGGTGGGAATATAATTCAATTAGCATTTACATCCAATTTAG ttataGCAGTTGATATAGAtccgtataaaataaaactagcaCGAAACAATGCCGAGATATATGGTGTAGctgataaaattgaatttatagttGGTAATTTCTTTGAAATTTGTTCAATGTTAAAGGCTGATGTTATTTGCATGTCACCCCCATGGGGTGGTCCAGAATATGTGATCAATGATAGCTTTAGTATTGCATCCATGtgtaaaaattatagatttggtggttttactatttttgatattgttaaaaatatttcaccaaGTATTGCATTTCATATGCCCAAAACCACAAATATATTTGAA TGTTTATGGTTAGCAAGATTTTTAGGGAAAGTGGAAATACAGCAGAATATTATCAACCACAAGCTGAATTCCATTACAGCATTTTATGGAGACTTTATCGATTTAACTAGTAAcgactattaa